Genomic window (Parabacteroides sp. FAFU027):
AATAGCTTCTGAATTATCCGGACGATTATTGACAACACCACACTGACTATAATCATCGTGGTTATTGGGAAATAAAACCTGAAGTTCTCCTTTTCAATACAAATGTCGCCGGGCAAATGGCCCAGCCAGGAGAACTTATCTCCCCAGAAATAGACTACGATTCCTGCTATCACAGCGATTAAACCCAATAAAATCAGAACTTTTCCAGTATTATGCATAGTTTCCAGTGATAATTAGACGAACAAAGTTAATGGAAAGTACACA
Coding sequences:
- a CDS encoding DUF2905 domain-containing protein, which gives rise to MHNTGKVLILLGLIAVIAGIVVYFWGDKFSWLGHLPGDICIEKENFRFYFPITTMIIVSVVLSIIVRIIQKLF